The Pristiophorus japonicus isolate sPriJap1 chromosome 8, sPriJap1.hap1, whole genome shotgun sequence genomic sequence cctccaatctggcttctatatgctTTAATTGGTAATTCcagatacatgttgttatgattctttttttatttaactcttatcttattatacaattcaaattctatgttatctgtgtcagtgcccggctcccaaggcctttggtctatgaattggaacagttgctcctctgtggaaggcattccacacatgcttcccacagtctgaaaaacaggctgtgggatccattttaaaaatctgttgactccattttaaaacatcccaattattattatgaATTGTAATTagatttgtaatctgccctttcacatgctcatatattacccccaaccccgtaaacttttatcttgtgcagtaatctttcatgtggcaccttgtcaaatgccttctggaaatccaaatacaccacatccactggttcccctttatccactctgtttgttacatcctcaaagaatttcagcaaattgtcaaacattatttccccttcataaatccatgctgactctgcctgactgaattgtgcttttccaaatgtcctgctactgcttctttaataacggactccaacattttctcaaccacagatgttaggctaactggtctatagactgcctccttttttaaataggggcattacatttgcagttttccaaactgctgggtcctccccagaatccagagaattttggtgaattacaactaatgcatccactatccctgccactagttctcttaagaccctaggatgcaaaccatcaggtccaggggatttatctgcttttagtcccattgtcctactgagtaccacctccttcgtgattgtgattgtggtaagttcctcccccccccccccacccccccatagccccttgactatccactattgggatatttttagtgacctctaccataaagactaatacaaaatatttattcagagtttcttccatctccatgctccccatcattaattccccggtttcgtcctctaagaaatcaacatttactttagcaattCTTttcgtttttatatttcatgctagtttactttcatagtccatcttccctttcttaatcatttttttagtcattctttgctggcttttaaaagcttcccaatcttctatcctcctgctagttttgaccactttgtatgcccttgtttttaattggataccattctttatttctttagttagccacggatggctatcttttcttttacatcctttcttcctcactagaatatatttttcttgagagttatgaaatatctccttaaatgtatgccactgttcatcaaccgtcctacactttaatctattttccctatccactttagccaaccctgccctcatacctttgtagtctcctttatttaagcttagaatgctggtttgagatccaactttctcgtcctccatctgaatttgaaattcaaccatgctatgatcactcattccaaggggatcctttgctaggagattgtttattaatcctgtctcattacacaggaccagatctaagaaagcctcaaggctaccctgaccaaattgatttgtccaatcaatatggaggttataattacccatgattattgctgttctctttttacaagcccccactatttcttggtttatactccgaccaacagagttgctactgttagggggcctatagactacagtcACCATcgatttttccccttattattccttatctccacccaaactgtttcaacatcctgatcatttgagccaatatcatttctcactattgcattgattctatcctttatcaacagagctaccccacctccttttcctttctgtctgtccttctgaattgtcaaataccccataatatttagttcccagtcttggtcaccttgcaatcacgtctctgtaatgactatcagatcttacccatttgtatctatttgtgctgtcaactcatctattttgttacaaatgctacgtgcatttagacaaagagcttttaaattttttttttttaccctttttcctgcttgtttcctctgtccttcaaactgactttcttcatttttgctttctaattccagctttactctcctccctactgtatctattctcaggttcccatccttctgccaagctagtttaaaccctccccaacagcactagcaacccccccacgaggacattggtcccggctctATTGAGTTGCAGCCCAtccggcttgtataggtcccacctcccccagaagtggtcccaatgcctcagaaaaccAAAGCCCTCCctactacaccaactctccagtcacacattcatctgctctatcctcctatttctatgctcactagcttgtggcatggagtaatccggagattactacctttgaggtcctgctttttaatctctctcctagctccctagactctgcctgcaggaccccatccctctttctacctatgtcattggtcccaatatggaccacgacctctggctgtttaccctctccccccagaatgccctgcagccgctcggtgacatccttgaccctggcaccagggaggcaacataccatcctggagtcacgtctgcggccgcagaaacgcctgtctgtccccctgactattgaatcccctaacactatagctcttccattcttctttctcccccctccccccgtgcagctgagctacTGGTTAAAATAAAAGATATCTAGTACTTTTTACGCAGACCCATTCAGTTTATCCGACAAGTGGTTGAGCCACACAGACTTGGGAAGTCACAAATTTGATCTGTGCTCTCATGGTGATTTAACTGATCTTAGCCCAGGAAATGGCAGCACCAAGCAAGATTGCTGCGATTGAACTCAGCTTGCTCCTTCTCACTATCCAATCACCCCTGCTGGAACTATGTGTGTGTAGTATTCAGGTTTAAACAGGGCTGGCTTCAGCTGTGATGCCACCTGTGATCCAATAGCCAGCCACAATCAAGACTCGTGTATGAATaatggtataaaaacagaaaatgctggaaatctcagtgggtcaggcagcatctgtggcgagaaaaacagagttaacggttgacGACtctatcagaactggcgaatgttcaaaaagaacagatcttaaagagtactgaaagggggaggggaagaaagaataaaatggaaggtttgtgatagggtggaacgcAGGAGAAATTAGagcgacaaaagggataatgggccgaattgaaatggtaatgttaGAAGTTAGTGGGAATTTGTAAgtaactatttgaaggggctgagtggttgacatggatagaggataggatcACGAGGTAATTACAGATGAGGACCGCCATTCGAGCCGATATTAGTTGGTTCATCCACACAGCCCGGTCAAACAGGAGTTGTTTCCCATCCAACACTTAGCTGAAGGAAGGGAAACACAAAGCGGGAGATGTGCAATAAATGATCTGCACAGTTAGATATACATTCGCCCTCACATTAACATTGTGAAATAGTACTCTAGCAATGTTTGATGGATGGGTCCGTCTGAATTTAATTCTCTGCACTATTTAGACAGGCAGTAACCGGGTTTAAGGCAGTGGCGAGAGTGACTTCAGTCCAACACATCGCCAGTAGGTCTGTACACGGTGTGATCTGAGGGCCAGGTTGTTGAAAGGAAGAAATTATAAATGAACTTTCGCAGCCCGCCCCCAGACCAGCCCCTGTCAGGTGCTCCTTCTAAATACAGACTGAATTGAAATATTTCTCCCTCCTGACTGGGCTCCCGCACTCGCGGTTATTTCAGGAAGGCTCGATCCAGCTCACGCCTGCCCGATCGGCACCGGCTGAGGCTCCGGACATTGCCGAAGGGTTAACACTAAATGTACCCAGCAACAAAAATATGCATCAGCCCAAATAATCATCTCAGCCAGCGCTTTCCCCGGGACTCCGCCACAGTCCGCCCGCTTGTCGGCGGAACAATAGGAAGCCGCGGCTTCGGCGAGGTGGAAAGGTTGAAGACATGCAGGAGCTTCCAGGGAGTCGGATTCCCCAAGATCTGGAGCGGGCAGACCTCCAAAGGATGGGGTTCGGCGGGTGCAGGCAACGAGGTGCAACGGCAGCAAACCAGAGCCCTGGCCAAAAGGGAGAAGAAGAGACGAGAGAAAGAGCGCTGGGGGATACAGAGCCAAGGGTCCAAGGCCGGCGCCAGCGGCTCCAGGTTCAGCAGTGCGCCTGACATCTATCAACCGCACCCCGCCAGGACCTTCTCGGCTGCACAGGCTCGGGCGGCGATTCGCTCGGTGCTGGAGAGCAGGCTGAAAGATGCCAAGTACGAGCCCCAGCGCTCGGCTGTGGAGGCggtggagctggccgagtgtgtgAAGAAGGCGGTGAAAGCCCTGGGCTACGAGAGGTACAAGATCGTGTGCTACTTGGCGTTAGGGGCGACCAGAGCCTCCGATCTGTCGTGCTCCAGCAGAGCCGTGTGGAGTCCGAACGCGGACACCTACGCAGAATTTTGCTTCCAAAACGATTCGCTCTTCGCCCTCTGCCTGGTTTTTGCTGTGTATCATGAATAGTGTACAACAGAGCCGCGCAGATCGACCGGGAAACCTGTCACACAACATGAGAACCCCGTTTAATCTCGGCACAACCCAGCGAGCATCTCGCACAGCCAACACCGGATTCCCGGCTCCCCAATACCTGGGAATGTTAGGGGTCGGGGAAACTTCACATCTCAACACTGAAAACCAGGTTCACGTTTCGGCCAGAGACTTTCTCGCTGTATTGCAGCTTTCCAGCATTTGAAGTGTTTTCTTTTAATTACCTCGGTTCCCAAAGTTCGTTAATTCGACTTTCCCATAATCTCCGGCTAGTGTAAGGGTTaacagcaatatatgtccaagtctgtGTGTTATTGAATAGAAAATCAGCTTATACTGAAATTGAAGACACTCGGGCACCCGGCGCCTGATTTGATCACAGAACTTGCAGGAGTTTTTGAAGGGACCAACATTGTTACACTTTGGTCCAAGATCAGGAAGGAAGGCTGTACATGTCTTTCAAAACTGATCATTGTTTTTGTATTTTCTTTTTATTATCCCGTTTGCTGTTACAATGGGCATTGCTTGAGTATACCCTGCAATGTTCCTGATTTATATATGAACCACATTTAAGGGCGTAATTCATCTCAACCTTTTAGTTCCTCTCACCGGCCCAAGGGTTCCGTTGCACCAAACGGGGTTTTGACCATCGTTTCGTAATCATCGGACCTCTGACTGCCGCAGCCTGgcttttttttaaacaataaataTTAATAAAAATAGGCCAATGTGAATCGTGTACATTACACGCTTTTCTTGAAAAAAATGGAAAAGGTCATTGCTATTTGATTTGCTGTTTAATTTCTCCTATTCTCAgattggagatgggatggtagcatagtggttatgttactggactcatcATCCAGAGGCccagactaatgatccggagatgtgagttcaaactccaccactgcagctggggcatttaaattcagttgaatacatttggaatcaaaagctagtatcagtaatggtgaccatggaacccatctggttcactaatgttctttagtgaaggaaatctgccgtccttgcctggtctggcctatatgtgactccagacacacagcaatgtggttgactcttaactgctctctgaaatggccaacAAACCCCTCAAGGGCAatgaaggatgggcaataaatgctagccttgccagcgacgcccacatccggtGGATGGATTAAAAAATAATCTATCCAACATCACAGTTTCCCAGACCCGAAAGGAGCCTGTTCCCTTCTGCCCCAGGGGAAAGCTTCTGCACGGCAAGTTAGCTGCTGCTTGGGCTCTTATGCCCCGTACCTGGAGCACGGaccaggctgctgctgctgccagcTGTTATATTAGTGACCAAGCGCAGATTCACGGCAAAGGCATTCTCAGCATTCACAGTTCCCCGCTGTGAAACCATACACAGCCTTCAGTGACCAAGAGAACCAACGTTTGACACTGAAGAATAGGCTTCGCAGAGCAGCTCCCGAGCTACTCGCCCTCCGATTTGCTAATGGTTTTACTTAAGTTGTAACGCTATTTTAACTAAAGTTATAAATTATAATTTCTATCTAGGCTTTTTAAATGAAAAACGAATTCATGTTGTGTCTTAAATGGAAATTGTAATGTTTAAAAAAGAGAATTCTTCAAATTAAAAGCTAATTAATCAATGATTTTGGTGGTTCTTAGGTTTTTTTCAATTGACGTATTAGCCACACTTTCTGTTTAGTTTTGTTAATTTTCTCTGTATCCCTTCCAGTTGTTGTTGCCTTTCTTCCTGTCTTCCCACCAGGCACATTGCACGTTGAAATAAACAAATCTTTAAAACTTCTAACCCACCCTCTTTAACACATTTCTTTCAGACTGGGACTTTATTGCGCTACGATTGACAAAGAGGGGTTATTTGAAGAAGCTATCGGACAGATTACAGTTTCGAGCAGAAAAACTGGCAAATGTTCAACAATTGATTTTCAAGATATAAACATTAATCAAATGAGTGATTTGCACATTAGTGAGTCGGGTTATACAGCATTTCCAGGAGGGCACAATGACAGCGCCATTCTCTGTATTTGTTGGGTAGGTTAACGAGTTTCAGCACCGGGACAGACATCGAGTGCGGGCGCTACAGCCCGACAACGGCGCATAGGGGCTAATAGCTTTTTAAAATATATAATTAGAATTAAAGTACATTAACAGCAGATTCTGAATCGCTAGCGCCAATTCTACActaccgccagtttccattttttaaaatgtgtttttgtATTTATACTTCCATTTTATCCTTTTTCTTTCTCTCCTCCGGTTATCTTTCCTTTCCTAAAGCGGTTGACTCACCCTGGGATACCGACGCACGGGTACTGGGCATCCTCTTGCACCTGCTCATGCGTGAGTCCAATACAGTGAGTATTGGCAGGTTATTCTACCATATAATGCCAGAGCGGAGCCAGATCCTGTATTCACCTGATGATCACACATAAGCTTTCCCGCAGGAGTCATTGGGCAACAATCAAGATCTTCCTCTTCCTTGCACCGAGTCCAATTGTAGGGCGTCTGGTGGCAAAGCTGAGCTAACTGAGCACAGACTAGGAATGGAATCTGGCCCTTATACTTCAGCTACTCACCGCCTTAACCAGATGAGTTGTGTAATTATCTTATTTTTAAATAACCCTCCAATTTGTTCCCATCCCTTTCCTTGATGCTGTCTCATGTTGTGATGTAGGGTCCCCTGGGTGTTACCCATCTTCGAGTGCCTCCGATGCTTATGGGTGAGACTAAGTAATGAGTGGCATCAAACTACTCTCCCACAAAAGCAATCACAGTGAAATCTGATTATATTCTGAGCCAACATTCATACACAATATACACATACCTTGCAGCAAGTCACTTGTAAACACCTTTAATTGTTTCTAAATTTGTAATGgataaaggaaagaaaaaaaagacttgcatctatatagcacctttcacgacctcaggatgtcccaaagtgctttacagcaaatgaagtacttttgaagtgtagtcactattgcacactgcaaactcccacaaacagcaatgtgataatgaccaggtaatctgtttttagtgatgttaattgaggcataaatattggccacgacatgggcataactcccctactctttaaAATAGCACCATTgagtcttttatgtccacctgagagagcagacagagccttggtttaacatctgatctgaaagaaggcacctccaacagtgcagcactctctcagtattccactggaatgtcagcctagatttttgtcctcaagtctctggagtgggacttgaacatactGACTAAGAGTCACTGTTcagcaccatcatcataggcagtcccttggaatcgaggaagatttgcttccacttttaaaatgaatccttaggtggctgaacagtccaatacaagaatcacagtccctgtcacaagtggggcagatagtcattgagagaaagggtgggtgggactggtttgccgcatgctctttccgctgcctgcgtttgatttcagcatgctctcgtcgatgagacttgaggtgctcaacgccgtcctggatgcacttcctccacttagggcggtctttggccagggactcccaggtatcagtggggatgttgcactttatcagggaagttttgagggtgtccttgtaacgtttcctctgcccacctttggctcatttgccgtgaaggagttctgagtagagtgcttgctttcagagtctcatatctggcatgtgaacaatgtggcctgcccagcggagctgatcaagtgtggtcagtgcttcaatgctggggatgttagcctggtcgaggatgctaatgttggtgcctctgtcctcccaagggatttgtaggatcttacggagatatcgttggtgtctactgtacatagtccatgtctctgagccatacaggagggtgggtattactacagccctgtagaccatgagcttggtggcagttttgagggcctggtcttcaaacactcttttcttcaggtggccaaaggctgcactggtgcattggaggcggtgttgaatctcatcgtcaatgtctgcttgtCAATGTCAATGCACCATTGAACCATTCACATTACACAGCCAGTAAGTTGAATAGATTTAAATAAAGACATAAAATGCAGgacacactcagcaagtcaggcaccatctgtggcgagagaaacagagttaatgtgtcaggtcgatggccttttgtCAAACACATTCAAGCACTGACTTTCTATTGTGGCCCAATATAAACAGCAACAACTAATAGAATATTACAACTAAATAGCAGTGTTTTCAGTCAAAATGACAATTGGATAAAGACATTCCTGGATTTTTTCTTATGGATTGGGTGAATACTGTTTTGAATTCAAGTGACTGAACTTTCCTAGTTAGTGTTTCCTTGTTAAAATATCCACCCCCTCCATCACCagctgtgtactatctacaggatgagcTATAgtaacaggccaaagcttctttgacagcacctcccaaacccacgactgcCAACAATTAGAAAGACAAGAGtggcaacaacaacttacatttctatagccactttaacgtagtaaaatgtcccaaggcacttcacaggagcattatcaaacaaatttgacagtgagccacataaaaagatattaggacaggtgacaagaggtagattttaaggagtgtcttaagggaggatagagaggtagagaggtggagaagtttagggagggaattgcagagcaatTCAtgaagctgaaggcatagccaccaatggtggcgcattataatcagggatgcgcaagaggccagaattggaggagtgcagcgatcCTGGAagtttgtagagctggaggaggttacagagctaggaaagagcaaagccatggagggatttggaaacaaggatgggaattttaaaaaccCAGCGTTGCTAGACCAatagccagcgagcacaggggtgatgactgAATGgggcttggtgagagttaggatgtAGGAAGCagcattttggatgagctcaaagtttgtggagggtggaagatgggaggcatccaggagagcattggaatagttgagtctacaagtaacaaaggcatggatgaaggttttagcaacaaatgagttgaggcagggccagagatggacaatgttagggaggtggaaatagtcggtcttgatgtggagtgaatatcatctcAGAAGATCAACTCAGGATCAAATagaaagtttgcgaacagtctggttaagcctcagacagtaaccagggagaaggatggagtcggtggctagggaatggagtttgcagcggggaccaaagacaatggctttggtcttcccaatgtttagttggaggaaatttctgctcatccagaactggatgtcagagaaGCAACGTGACAAATCAGAGACTGCGGAGAGGTACATATGgaagctgtgttttcagatgatgtcgccaaaggacagtatgtagatgagaaataggaaggggacaAGGATAGATCTTGAGAGACACCAAAGGAACGATGTAAgagcgggaagggaagtcattGCAGATGCTTCTCTGGCTacagttagatagataagaatggaaccaggcgagtgaagtcccactcagctggatgacggcggagaggcattggaggatgaTGCCGTGGTCAACGGTGTCAAAGTcagcagacaagtcgagaaggacgaggtgggatagtttaactttgtcacagtcatataggatgtcatttgtgactttgatgagagctgtttcggtactgtggcagggtcggaagcctgattggagggattcaaacatcgaattgcaggaaagatgtacaCTGAGGCGACAaaacgttcaaggactttgaagaggaaagggagtttggagatggggcgggAATTTGCAAGGGCGGAGGTGGTtgcgggttgtttttttgaggcgaggggtgatgatggcagatttgagggagagggggacagtacctgaggagagagaaccgttaacaatgtcggctaacataggagctggaaaaggaagttgggtggtcagcagtttagtgggaatagggtcgtccCATTGGCTGGTCTCGCATGTCATTCCGATTATCTTTTCACCAGCTCTTGAAAACGGTGTAAAATATAAATACCACATAATAGCAGCCACCGATTTATTTCCTAAGTCAATTTACTTCTGCTAATTTTTAAacattttaaggacatttaaagtcAATTTGTATTACCAATTAAAAAACCCAGGggttttcctccattacaacaatgactacacttcaaaagtactgcattgtatATAAAGCGCTGTGGGATGCCATAAAATcgagaaaggcgctaaataaatgcgagtctttattttctttttctttctttaaggTTTTATTTTATTGTACAAATGGGAGAAAATCAGTGGAAAATGGACCCTAAAAACCTTGGTAAATTTagagaaaatcacaaaaaaaaaatcagtgatcAGTAACATCCCAGTGGCTCGCCCCGGGTGTAAATGTCAAACTCTGCCTCCCAGGAGGCGTTCGGTCGGTTGGCCGTCTCTATATTTATGTCATTGGTTAAATTTAGCCTGGCATCACATTTCACCCCTGGATCACAGCGTAGAGCCGTTCGAATGAAGGACAAGTAGGTCTCTGGGAGCCTCGATGGCCGAGGCGCCGGGGAGACTGTGGGATTTCACTCCAGCCTCGACCTGTCTGCTCGGGACTGAGAGCAGTACCTGCGGCGTTTAATCAAACCCAACCTGTTCAGAGACAAGTTGGTCTGCTTTCAATATCGCTGCAAAAGCGGACAATTGGAGAGACTGATTGGTAGCAGCAGAGCAACAAAGGACATTACCGAACCGGATTCGGGGCAGGGCCGGGGTTCGGGGGTCGAGAAGCGCTGTGTAGTGTCCACTTGTGGGCTGAAAATAGAGTTCCGTGCATTCCcgcctgactgtgtgtgtgtgtgtgctgggggaAGGCGGCGCTCCTGCGGCCGTCTCTCGGGATTGTATTTTCTGGGCTGGTTTGCAGCCCCCCTCCGCCCTGAGCTCCGCCCAGTCCATGCGCTGACCATGACGGGGGTGGCGGTGTGTGCCGGCTCGGTTTGCActgttaaagcactttgggaaggaaGGATTCAAAAGCTGAAAGAAGACCGCGAGAAGGAAAAGGAGCGCTGGAAGAGGAAGCCGCTGAGGGGGTGAGTGAGCGCTGGCAGCTCCCGCGGGTTTAATATCAGTGCATTTCTGGCGAAGTGATGCTGAAAGTGTCGACTCTCAGTCATTTCTTCTCTGTTCAGGATAACGATGGTGTGGCAGGACCGAATAAATCTGGCCAGGCTTAAAGAGAAAGTGATTACTGAAGAGGGAAGAATTGTGCTGAGGATTGAGAAGGAGGGATGGAAGGTCGGTAACTTTGATCTAAAGTATGaacgcgctttgggacgtcctgtgggacgttggataaacaccagtgagaaAGGAATTGGATGATCTACCGATAGGGTGAGTTGGAGAGGTTGGGAGGAGCCTCGTCTGGAGCATAACACCAGCACGGAccagtggggccgaatggcctgcctcgTGCTGTGGAGTCTGTGTAATTCTATG encodes the following:
- the LOC139268141 gene encoding dynein light chain Tctex-type 5, whose protein sequence is MYPATKICISPNNHLSQRFPRDSATVRPLVGGTIGSRGFGEVERLKTCRSFQGVGFPKIWSGQTSKGWGSAGAGNEVQRQQTRALAKREKKRREKERWGIQSQGSKAGASGSRFSSAPDIYQPHPARTFSAAQARAAIRSVLESRLKDAKYEPQRSAVEAVELAECVKKAVKALGYERYKIVCYLALGATRASDLSCSSRAVWSPNADTYAEFCFQNDSLFALCLVFAVYHE